A genomic window from Anguilla rostrata isolate EN2019 chromosome 14, ASM1855537v3, whole genome shotgun sequence includes:
- the grk3 gene encoding beta-adrenergic receptor kinase 2 isoform X3, producing the protein MADLEAVLADVSYLMAMEKSKSTPAARASKKIILPEPSIRSVMQKYLEERDELTFDKIFNQKIGFLLFKDFCLNEIDEAVPQLKFYEEIKEYEKLDSEEERLCRSRQIYDGYIMKELLSCSHPFSKKAVDHVQTHLAKKQVPPTLFQPYIVEICDSLRGKIFQKFIESDKFTRFCQWKNVELNIHVSLTMNDFSVHRIIGRGGFGEVYGCRKADTGKMYAMKCLDKKRIKMKQGETLALNERIMLSLVSTGDCPFIVCMTYAFHTPDKLCFILDLMNGGDLHYHLSQHGVFSEKEMRFYAAEIILGLEHMHNRFVVYRDLKPANILLDEHGHVRISDLGLACDFSKKKPHASVGTHGYMAPEVLQKGTAYDSSADWFSLGCMLFKLLRGHSPFRQHKTKDKHEIDRMTLTMNVELPDSFSAELKSLLEGLLQRDVAKRLGCLGRGAPEVKEHLFFKGIDWQQVYLQKYSPPLIPPRGEVNAADAFDIGSFDEEDTKGIKLLDSDQELYKNFPLVISERWQQEVAETVYEAVNCDTDKNEARKRAKNKQLGHEEDYALGKDCIMHGYMLKLGNPFLTQWQRRYFYLFPNRVEWRGEGESRAQWIKILNKHGLVSVPCSASWLLPPFLPLSPSLV; encoded by the exons ggtTCCTGCTGTTCAAGGATTTCTGTCTGAATGAGATCGATGAGGCGGTCCCGCAGCTCAAGTTCTATGAAGAG ATTAAGGAGTACGAGAAGCTGGACTCGGAGGAAGAGCGGCTCTGTCGCAGCCGGCAGATCTATGACGGCTACATCATGAAGGAGCTCCTGTCCTGTTCACAC CCCTTCTCCAAGAAAGCAGTGGATCACGTCCAGACTCACCTGGCCAAGAAGCAGGTGCCTCCCACTCTCTTCCAG CCCTACATCGTGGAGATCTGCGACAGCCTGCGAGGGAAGATCTTCCAGAAGTTCATCGAGAG CGACAAGTTCACCCGCTTCTGCCAGTGGAAGAATGTAGAGCTCAACATCCACGTAAGT tTGACCATGAATGACTTCAGCGTCCACCGGATCATCGGCAGGGGCGGCTTTGGGGAAGTGTACGGCTGCAGGAAGGCAGACACGGGGAAAAT gtATGCCATGAAGTGTCTGGATAAGAAGCGGATTAAGATGAAGCAGGGGGAGACGCTGGCACTCAATGAGAGAATCATGCTGTCACTCGTCAGCACTGGG gactGCCCCTTCATTGTGTGTATGACGTATGCCTTCCACACTCCAGACAAACTCTGCTTTATCTTGGACTTAATGAATG GCGGTGACCTGCACTACCACCTCTCCCAGCACGGCGTCTTCAGTGAGAAGGAGATGCGCTTCTACGCTGCCGAGATCATCCTGGGCCTGGAGCACATGCACAACCGATTCGTCGTCTACAGAGACCTCAAG ccggCCAACATCCTGCTGGACGAGCACGGCCACGTGCGCATCTCTGACCTGGGCCTGGCCTGCGACTTCTCCAAGAAGAAGCCTCACGCCAGCGT GGGGACTCATGGCTACATGGCCCCTGAGGTCCTGCAGAAGGGGACGGCCTATGACAGCAGCGCTGACTGGTTCTCTCTGGGCTGCATGCTCTTCAAACTGCTGCGAGG GCACAGTCCATTTCGACAGCACAAGACCAAAGACAAACACGAGATCGACCGCATGACTCTTACCATG AACGTGGAGCTGCCGGACTCTTTCTCAGCAGAGCTCAAGTCTCTGTTGGAAGGGCTGTTGCAAAGAGACGTGGCCAAGAGGCTGGGCTGCCTGGGGAGGGG GGCTCCAGAGGTGAAGGAGCATCTCTTCTTCAAAGGGATAGACTGGCAGCAGGTCTATCTCCAAAAG TACTCTCCACCCTTGATCCCTCCGAGAGGGGAAGTCAATGCCGCAGACGCCTTCGACATCGGATCCTTCGACGAAGAGGATACCAAGGGCATTAAG CTGCTGGACAGTGACCAGGAGCTGTACAAGAACTTTCCCTTAGTGATCTCGGAGCGCTGGCAGCAGGAGGTGGCGGAGACCGTGTACGAGGCCGTCAACTGCGACACGGACAAGAACGAGGCCCGCAAGAGAGCCAAGAACAAGCAGCTGGGCCACGAGGAAG ATTATGCTCTGGGGAAGGACTGCATCATGCACGGCTACATGCTGAAGTTGGGGAACCCATTTCTGACGCAGTGGCAGCGGAGATACTTCTACCTGTTCCCCAACCGCGTggagtggagaggggagggggagtctCGG GCCCAATGGATAAAAATCTTAAACAAACATGGACTGGTAAGTGTACCCTGCTCTGCCTCCTGgctcctccctccatttctccctctctctccgtctctagTTTAA
- the grk3 gene encoding beta-adrenergic receptor kinase 2 isoform X2, which translates to MADLEAVLADVSYLMAMEKSKSTPAARASKKIILPEPSIRSVMQKYLEERDELTFDKIFNQKIGFLLFKDFCLNEIDEAVPQLKFYEEIKEYEKLDSEEERLCRSRQIYDGYIMKELLSCSHPFSKKAVDHVQTHLAKKQVPPTLFQPYIVEICDSLRGKIFQKFIESDKFTRFCQWKNVELNIHLTMNDFSVHRIIGRGGFGEVYGCRKADTGKMYAMKCLDKKRIKMKQGETLALNERIMLSLVSTGDCPFIVCMTYAFHTPDKLCFILDLMNGGDLHYHLSQHGVFSEKEMRFYAAEIILGLEHMHNRFVVYRDLKPANILLDEHGHVRISDLGLACDFSKKKPHASVGTHGYMAPEVLQKGTAYDSSADWFSLGCMLFKLLRGHSPFRQHKTKDKHEIDRMTLTMNVELPDSFSAELKSLLEGLLQRDVAKRLGCLGRGAPEVKEHLFFKGIDWQQVYLQKYSPPLIPPRGEVNAADAFDIGSFDEEDTKGIKLLDSDQELYKNFPLVISERWQQEVAETVYEAVNCDTDKNEARKRAKNKQLGHEEDYALGKDCIMHGYMLKLGNPFLTQWQRRYFYLFPNRVEWRGEGESRQNLLTMEQIVTVEETQIKDKKCILLRIKGGKQFVLQCESDPEFVQWKKELTEAFTEAQKLLRRAPKVIVKSRAGVVELSKPPLTHRNSNGL; encoded by the exons ggtTCCTGCTGTTCAAGGATTTCTGTCTGAATGAGATCGATGAGGCGGTCCCGCAGCTCAAGTTCTATGAAGAG ATTAAGGAGTACGAGAAGCTGGACTCGGAGGAAGAGCGGCTCTGTCGCAGCCGGCAGATCTATGACGGCTACATCATGAAGGAGCTCCTGTCCTGTTCACAC CCCTTCTCCAAGAAAGCAGTGGATCACGTCCAGACTCACCTGGCCAAGAAGCAGGTGCCTCCCACTCTCTTCCAG CCCTACATCGTGGAGATCTGCGACAGCCTGCGAGGGAAGATCTTCCAGAAGTTCATCGAGAG CGACAAGTTCACCCGCTTCTGCCAGTGGAAGAATGTAGAGCTCAACATCCAC tTGACCATGAATGACTTCAGCGTCCACCGGATCATCGGCAGGGGCGGCTTTGGGGAAGTGTACGGCTGCAGGAAGGCAGACACGGGGAAAAT gtATGCCATGAAGTGTCTGGATAAGAAGCGGATTAAGATGAAGCAGGGGGAGACGCTGGCACTCAATGAGAGAATCATGCTGTCACTCGTCAGCACTGGG gactGCCCCTTCATTGTGTGTATGACGTATGCCTTCCACACTCCAGACAAACTCTGCTTTATCTTGGACTTAATGAATG GCGGTGACCTGCACTACCACCTCTCCCAGCACGGCGTCTTCAGTGAGAAGGAGATGCGCTTCTACGCTGCCGAGATCATCCTGGGCCTGGAGCACATGCACAACCGATTCGTCGTCTACAGAGACCTCAAG ccggCCAACATCCTGCTGGACGAGCACGGCCACGTGCGCATCTCTGACCTGGGCCTGGCCTGCGACTTCTCCAAGAAGAAGCCTCACGCCAGCGT GGGGACTCATGGCTACATGGCCCCTGAGGTCCTGCAGAAGGGGACGGCCTATGACAGCAGCGCTGACTGGTTCTCTCTGGGCTGCATGCTCTTCAAACTGCTGCGAGG GCACAGTCCATTTCGACAGCACAAGACCAAAGACAAACACGAGATCGACCGCATGACTCTTACCATG AACGTGGAGCTGCCGGACTCTTTCTCAGCAGAGCTCAAGTCTCTGTTGGAAGGGCTGTTGCAAAGAGACGTGGCCAAGAGGCTGGGCTGCCTGGGGAGGGG GGCTCCAGAGGTGAAGGAGCATCTCTTCTTCAAAGGGATAGACTGGCAGCAGGTCTATCTCCAAAAG TACTCTCCACCCTTGATCCCTCCGAGAGGGGAAGTCAATGCCGCAGACGCCTTCGACATCGGATCCTTCGACGAAGAGGATACCAAGGGCATTAAG CTGCTGGACAGTGACCAGGAGCTGTACAAGAACTTTCCCTTAGTGATCTCGGAGCGCTGGCAGCAGGAGGTGGCGGAGACCGTGTACGAGGCCGTCAACTGCGACACGGACAAGAACGAGGCCCGCAAGAGAGCCAAGAACAAGCAGCTGGGCCACGAGGAAG ATTATGCTCTGGGGAAGGACTGCATCATGCACGGCTACATGCTGAAGTTGGGGAACCCATTTCTGACGCAGTGGCAGCGGAGATACTTCTACCTGTTCCCCAACCGCGTggagtggagaggggagggggagtctCGG CAAAACCTGCTGACGATGGAGCAGATAGTGACGGTGGAGGAGACTCAGATTAAGGATAAGAAGTGCATCCTGCTGAGGATCAAGGGTGGGAAGCAGTTTGTCCTGCAGTGTGAG AGTGATCCGGAGTTTGTGCAGTGGAAGAAGGAGCTGACCGAGGCCTTCACTGAGGCCCAGAAGCTCCTGCGCCGCGCCCCCAAGGTCATCGTCAAGAGCCGCGCGGGTGTGGTCGAGCTGTCCAAGCCCCCGCTCACACACCGCAACAGCAACGGCCTgtga
- the grk3 gene encoding beta-adrenergic receptor kinase 2 isoform X1: MADLEAVLADVSYLMAMEKSKSTPAARASKKIILPEPSIRSVMQKYLEERDELTFDKIFNQKIGFLLFKDFCLNEIDEAVPQLKFYEEIKEYEKLDSEEERLCRSRQIYDGYIMKELLSCSHPFSKKAVDHVQTHLAKKQVPPTLFQPYIVEICDSLRGKIFQKFIESDKFTRFCQWKNVELNIHVSLTMNDFSVHRIIGRGGFGEVYGCRKADTGKMYAMKCLDKKRIKMKQGETLALNERIMLSLVSTGDCPFIVCMTYAFHTPDKLCFILDLMNGGDLHYHLSQHGVFSEKEMRFYAAEIILGLEHMHNRFVVYRDLKPANILLDEHGHVRISDLGLACDFSKKKPHASVGTHGYMAPEVLQKGTAYDSSADWFSLGCMLFKLLRGHSPFRQHKTKDKHEIDRMTLTMNVELPDSFSAELKSLLEGLLQRDVAKRLGCLGRGAPEVKEHLFFKGIDWQQVYLQKYSPPLIPPRGEVNAADAFDIGSFDEEDTKGIKLLDSDQELYKNFPLVISERWQQEVAETVYEAVNCDTDKNEARKRAKNKQLGHEEDYALGKDCIMHGYMLKLGNPFLTQWQRRYFYLFPNRVEWRGEGESRQNLLTMEQIVTVEETQIKDKKCILLRIKGGKQFVLQCESDPEFVQWKKELTEAFTEAQKLLRRAPKVIVKSRAGVVELSKPPLTHRNSNGL; the protein is encoded by the exons ggtTCCTGCTGTTCAAGGATTTCTGTCTGAATGAGATCGATGAGGCGGTCCCGCAGCTCAAGTTCTATGAAGAG ATTAAGGAGTACGAGAAGCTGGACTCGGAGGAAGAGCGGCTCTGTCGCAGCCGGCAGATCTATGACGGCTACATCATGAAGGAGCTCCTGTCCTGTTCACAC CCCTTCTCCAAGAAAGCAGTGGATCACGTCCAGACTCACCTGGCCAAGAAGCAGGTGCCTCCCACTCTCTTCCAG CCCTACATCGTGGAGATCTGCGACAGCCTGCGAGGGAAGATCTTCCAGAAGTTCATCGAGAG CGACAAGTTCACCCGCTTCTGCCAGTGGAAGAATGTAGAGCTCAACATCCACGTAAGT tTGACCATGAATGACTTCAGCGTCCACCGGATCATCGGCAGGGGCGGCTTTGGGGAAGTGTACGGCTGCAGGAAGGCAGACACGGGGAAAAT gtATGCCATGAAGTGTCTGGATAAGAAGCGGATTAAGATGAAGCAGGGGGAGACGCTGGCACTCAATGAGAGAATCATGCTGTCACTCGTCAGCACTGGG gactGCCCCTTCATTGTGTGTATGACGTATGCCTTCCACACTCCAGACAAACTCTGCTTTATCTTGGACTTAATGAATG GCGGTGACCTGCACTACCACCTCTCCCAGCACGGCGTCTTCAGTGAGAAGGAGATGCGCTTCTACGCTGCCGAGATCATCCTGGGCCTGGAGCACATGCACAACCGATTCGTCGTCTACAGAGACCTCAAG ccggCCAACATCCTGCTGGACGAGCACGGCCACGTGCGCATCTCTGACCTGGGCCTGGCCTGCGACTTCTCCAAGAAGAAGCCTCACGCCAGCGT GGGGACTCATGGCTACATGGCCCCTGAGGTCCTGCAGAAGGGGACGGCCTATGACAGCAGCGCTGACTGGTTCTCTCTGGGCTGCATGCTCTTCAAACTGCTGCGAGG GCACAGTCCATTTCGACAGCACAAGACCAAAGACAAACACGAGATCGACCGCATGACTCTTACCATG AACGTGGAGCTGCCGGACTCTTTCTCAGCAGAGCTCAAGTCTCTGTTGGAAGGGCTGTTGCAAAGAGACGTGGCCAAGAGGCTGGGCTGCCTGGGGAGGGG GGCTCCAGAGGTGAAGGAGCATCTCTTCTTCAAAGGGATAGACTGGCAGCAGGTCTATCTCCAAAAG TACTCTCCACCCTTGATCCCTCCGAGAGGGGAAGTCAATGCCGCAGACGCCTTCGACATCGGATCCTTCGACGAAGAGGATACCAAGGGCATTAAG CTGCTGGACAGTGACCAGGAGCTGTACAAGAACTTTCCCTTAGTGATCTCGGAGCGCTGGCAGCAGGAGGTGGCGGAGACCGTGTACGAGGCCGTCAACTGCGACACGGACAAGAACGAGGCCCGCAAGAGAGCCAAGAACAAGCAGCTGGGCCACGAGGAAG ATTATGCTCTGGGGAAGGACTGCATCATGCACGGCTACATGCTGAAGTTGGGGAACCCATTTCTGACGCAGTGGCAGCGGAGATACTTCTACCTGTTCCCCAACCGCGTggagtggagaggggagggggagtctCGG CAAAACCTGCTGACGATGGAGCAGATAGTGACGGTGGAGGAGACTCAGATTAAGGATAAGAAGTGCATCCTGCTGAGGATCAAGGGTGGGAAGCAGTTTGTCCTGCAGTGTGAG AGTGATCCGGAGTTTGTGCAGTGGAAGAAGGAGCTGACCGAGGCCTTCACTGAGGCCCAGAAGCTCCTGCGCCGCGCCCCCAAGGTCATCGTCAAGAGCCGCGCGGGTGTGGTCGAGCTGTCCAAGCCCCCGCTCACACACCGCAACAGCAACGGCCTgtga